The Agrobacterium larrymoorei genome includes the window ACCCTTCGACTATACGTTCCTGATGACAAACCCTTCGTTCGAAAAACAGACCGGAGTGATAGATCCGGTAGGTCGATCCATACTGTACATGGCACCGAAGCACGAGCCGCTCTGGATCGAAACCTTTGGCAGAATTGCGCGTGGAGGCAAATCCGAGCGGTTCGACCACCGGGCCGATGCGTTGGGGCGCTGGTATGAGGTTGAAGCTACGCCCGTTGGCGAGCTAGGAGCAAAGCAGGTGGCCGTGGTATTTCGAGACGTACCTCAACGTCGCAAGGCGGAAGGGCGCTACGCGACAGCGAGAAACGACAAGCGTTTCTGCTGAAGCCAGCGACGCATTGCGACCGCTCTCGGCACCCTCGGATGTTGCCGAAACCGCGTGCCGCGTTCTTGTCGAGCACGCGAGCCGCGCGCAGCTGACTGAGGTAAACGGCAAACCCGGCGCGGAAGTGGGCGAGACCCATGGTCAGCACATCCGCAACGGACAAGAGATGCCTAAACGCTTTCTCCTAAAACTGTTTGGGGAACAGCTCGTTGCAATCTTGCGCACCAGTCATTCGCTCGTTCTTTCCAATACGGCCAGTGATCCGCGACCTACCGGCGACAGTTATTTCGGCATCCCTGATGATGCGACCAGAAGCAAACCATCGTTTCTCGTAAAACTCACGGTAATTAGGCAGATGGGCCTTTGGCACGACCCCAAGGATTTTTCCGCCGTGAACCGCCAGAGCGCAGTTAAATAGCCGTCCCTCACGCGGTAGCGGGGCACGGATCAAAAGTACTGGATCAAGGTCCGCACTTGCCGTGAGAACCGCACCGATTGACGCCTCGACCGCATCGAGGAGAATATTCTGGCCGAGCAGATCGTCGATGGCATAGCCGGGGAGGCAAAGTTCAGGGAACACCATCAGGGCAACGTGATGATCGTGTCCCTGGCGTGAAAGCTCAAAAATGGCCTTGGCGTTAAATTCCGGATCAGCGACCTCGCATGCTGGTGTGCAAACGGCACATCGCACAAAGCCATGACTGTAAGGCGACCGAAATTCCATGGGCGATCATCTCCTTAAGCGCCAGTCCGGGATTGCATTGATCCAACCAGCCATATGCGAACCCACTATCGCCCGCGCGGTTCCGCGGAACCGATTACAACCCGTCAAGTTAGAGAATGATCAACCACGGGACTTGAAATGCCGCATCTTATCGAAATCCTGCTTCCGCTGACAAAAAGGCTAGTGCGCGAAAAGCTCGGTTCCATCCGCGCCGAACTGACGGATCGGTTTGGCGGTGTGACCCTTCACTCAAATGCTCCGGCAGAGAGTTTGTGAAGCGATAGCGGCGACCTCGCGAGGGATCGTTGTTGTCGAAATCATGACGGATAAGCTCGACCGTGTCTGGTGGGCGCAATTCCGTAAATGGCAGGAAAACCAGCTTTCCGAGGATGAGATCATCATACGCGTGACGGAGATAGAGTGGCTTTAGTGTGCATATCTTAGGTGGCTGAAAGCTGTTCATGCTTAATCTAGCGAATGCGCAAGTTCCTAGTGACAAGCGGTCCAAACAGCATGTTGATCCAGCGCTATCCGCTCGGTCTAAAGTAGAGGACGACGATCATTGGATACGACATTATTGGTAGGATATCTTGCCTCAATCTGCTCGGTGACGAGCTTTGTGCCGCAGGTCTGGAAGGTACTCAAAACCGGTGATACAGCTGCGATCTCCGCACGCATGTACGCACTAACGGTCGTTGGCTTCGCGCTGTGGACAACTTTCGGCATCCTGAGAACCGAGTGGCCGATCATTCTAACAAATTCGATCTGCTTCTGTCTCTCGGGTTATATCCTCATCAGGAAAATCCGCGCCATATGCAACGCTAATCTCGCTTCGAGTGCAAGATCACAGGCACCAAATGAGTTTGCGGGGAAATGTAAATCGAAGAACTCCCTTTCCGGATAGGAACGGCTGAGCCAACGGTTTACGGCAACTCGGCATCGCTGATTGCTACCTAGATCAGCGTTGCCACAGTGAGAATGACTTTGGAGTCTCCGGCAAACAAGGCGTCGACAAGGACATGGCAATAGAAAAGCTGGATCCGATCCGTGCCCGATTGGTCGATGCGGGTGGACGGGATTGGGCGGCGGCGGGCTTGCCGCCCGCTGGGCGTTGTTGCTCTCCAGATCATCCCGGATCATAAGTATGGAAATTCCAGCCTTTGGAACGCGTTGACGCATTCTAAAGCCCTCACCTTCTGACTTCAAACGCCTTTCAAGCCCGTGATGAGGCTCCCATCCAAGCTCCACAAACGGTCGGCTTCGGAACGATGGCTGCGCCCGATCGTTCTTGTTTCGGGTAAGCAAGAATGAGGACTATTGATGGGAGAGCACCAAGCCGGCCTCGTCTTGAAGGAAACGGCCATGGAAGTCGAGGCAATCGTATTCGAGCCAAGTGATTGGGTACCCAACAATCAGCGGCTTCCCGTTTTGTATTACCAGGTTCAGCTCGACGATGGCGATGACTTTGAAACGCTGTTTGCCCTGAACGCCTGGGCTGGGATCTGGACAGACGGCGTCTTCGATTACCAGCACTATCACGCCGGCGCCCATGAAGTGCTGGGCGTCAAAAGTGGAACTGCAACCTTGCTAATCGGCGGCCCGGACGGCCGAATGGTAGACGTTTCGTCAGGAGACTGCCTCCTCCTGCCGGCTGGCACAGGTCACCAGAACCTCGGAAGCTCAGAAGATTTCCAGATCGTTGGAGCTTATCCCGCGGACCAGCACGCCGATATCCAGCGATCAGCCGCCACAAAGGGAATGCTGCAGAAGATTGCGTCGCTTCCTTTACCCGAGACTGATCCGGTCCACGGCCCTTCAGGCGGGCTGCTCGAAAAATGGGGTTGAGCAAGCTTTTATCGCTGGAGCATCGACATTTCTACCTATGCATGCCGTAGCGTTTCTCAGGCAACGCTTGCGCCGCGCGAACTGCGCGATGTTCAGAGCGTGGAGCATCACCGATGCTTTTTTGTGATAGGCCAGTTGATTATTCCTCCGGCAAACAGTGCACCCCATACCAGTAAAGGCTGGAGCGGTAGGCGGATGCAATGGTATATCCACGACCAGATCGTCGGATCGGCGGTCCTCATGCTGTCGATGGCATGTTTCACGTTCGCGGGAAAGACATAGACGGCGTATGTTGCCAGCGCAAAACCTGCGAGTTTGCGGAGTCGAAAAAGCAATAGGCCGAGCGCGCCGGCAATCTCGCACAGTCCTGTCAGGGCGATGAAGAAGAAGACCTTGCGATCGCGACTGGACTGACCGTGCAGGAGATTGCAGTGGCTGAAGAAGGCAATGCCGTCCTGCCCAAGCATCACGTACAGCGCATCGGGCATGCGCTCAGCTAGTTTCGATGCCCCATCTCGCTTCGTCGCACGCAAGGAACGATCCGCAGCGCTGAGCCCGACTGGAACCTTTTGGCTCGAGTTCTTTTTAAGAGCCCTGCATCGACAAAAGACTCGGCTTGATAAGAAAATGGAGCGTGAGCGTATTATCCTCGCCGACATGCCGGAATTATCCGTCGCATTGCTTGAGTTGGCGCGCGAGCACGGGCGGATCACGGTCGCCGAGGCTGCCCGGGTCACCTATGCCAGCCGTCACACCATTAAGGATCATCTCAAGGCACTCGTGGATCAAGGACACCTCGCCCCGCACGGCGCAGGCCGCGGTGCATGGTACGGTCTCTCATGACGAACTGGATGACACGCCCACCTGAATAGGTTTGCTCTTGACCAGGAATTAACCGCGGATACCTTGTTCTGGAGTTGTCAAAATAGTCTAACTTGCTGAATAGGCCTCGGGCTTCTTCCGTTGCAGGCGCGATCAACGAGCCATGTTTTATTATTACTTCGCCACCGTTCAACCGCTCAGAGCTTGCAAGCAAACATTGGCGTCGATGCCAAAATGTACGTTTCACACGATTGATCTAATGGGAATAGGGGCGCGCGGACAGCCGGACTGGGAGTGTTGAGAAAACATTCTTTGCAGATGTTTTTCTGTCACGGGATAAATGCGGGCGTCAAAAACAAATGGCAGGTTCGGGTGACGAATCTGCCATTCGTGTCTTGCTCGGACGGAAGTTGGATAGCTGGCCCAGGCCTTATCTGGCGACGTAACGTCTCCAT containing:
- a CDS encoding nitrilase-related carbon-nitrogen hydrolase, which gives rise to MEFRSPYSHGFVRCAVCTPACEVADPEFNAKAIFELSRQGHDHHVALMVFPELCLPGYAIDDLLGQNILLDAVEASIGAVLTASADLDPVLLIRAPLPREGRLFNCALAVHGGKILGVVPKAHLPNYREFYEKRWFASGRIIRDAEITVAGRSRITGRIGKNERMTGAQDCNELFPKQF
- a CDS encoding SemiSWEET family transporter; its protein translation is MPQVWKVLKTGDTAAISARMYALTVVGFALWTTFGILRTEWPIILTNSICFCLSGYILIRKIRAICNANLASSARSQAPNEFAGKCKSKNSLSG
- a CDS encoding cupin domain-containing protein translates to MEVEAIVFEPSDWVPNNQRLPVLYYQVQLDDGDDFETLFALNAWAGIWTDGVFDYQHYHAGAHEVLGVKSGTATLLIGGPDGRMVDVSSGDCLLLPAGTGHQNLGSSEDFQIVGAYPADQHADIQRSAATKGMLQKIASLPLPETDPVHGPSGGLLEKWG
- a CDS encoding winged helix-turn-helix transcriptional regulator, whose amino-acid sequence is MERERIILADMPELSVALLELAREHGRITVAEAARVTYASRHTIKDHLKALVDQGHLAPHGAGRGAWYGLS